The following coding sequences are from one Acidimicrobiia bacterium window:
- the hisB gene encoding imidazoleglycerol-phosphate dehydratase HisB produces the protein MARSSQQHRVTKETTVDLALEIDGGGSATASTGIPFFDHMLEQLGKHGGFDLRIEATGDLEVDLHHTVEDVGIVLGTAFKDAVGDKAGVRRFASALVPLDEALVQVALDLSGRPFLVYEVDPVVEWIGTFDPQLAEEFWRAFAFAAGITLHVRSLAGRNGHHVIEASFKGVARSLRDAVKIEGSGVPSTKGSL, from the coding sequence ACCACCGTCGACCTCGCGCTCGAGATCGACGGCGGTGGTAGCGCCACCGCGTCCACCGGTATTCCGTTCTTCGACCACATGCTCGAGCAGCTCGGGAAGCACGGCGGGTTCGACCTCCGCATCGAAGCCACCGGCGACCTCGAGGTCGACCTGCACCACACGGTGGAAGACGTCGGCATCGTGCTCGGCACGGCGTTCAAGGACGCCGTGGGCGACAAGGCGGGGGTGCGACGGTTCGCGTCCGCGCTGGTGCCTCTCGACGAGGCGCTCGTGCAGGTTGCGCTCGATCTGTCGGGCCGCCCCTTCCTCGTCTACGAGGTCGACCCGGTCGTGGAGTGGATCGGCACGTTCGACCCTCAGCTTGCAGAAGAGTTCTGGCGCGCGTTCGCGTTCGCGGCGGGGATCACGCTGCACGTGCGTTCACTGGCCGGCCGGAACGGGCATCACGTGATCGAGGCGTCGTTCAAGGGCGTCGCGCGCTCGTTGCGTGACGCGGTGAAGATCGAAGGCAGCGGCGTGCCGTCCACGAAGGGAAGCCTTTGA
- a CDS encoding oligopeptidase B (PtrB; oligopeptidase that cleaves peptide bonds following arginine and lysine residues) has protein sequence MPALTPPVAPARPTTLLHRGDERIDPWFWLRERDDPDVLAYLEAENAYTRASLEHTDALRDRLYAEIVARVRETDASAPVRRGDFEYFVRTLQGRQYNVHCRRAAGTPGLPDPGAPPGRTPGEAVVLDENELAHGHDYFAVGDLEMNPAQTVAAYTTDSTGGERYDLRFRSLDTGADLDDVVPDVYYSLAWANDERTVFFTRPDDAMRPWQVWRHTLGTPVESDVLVYQEDDDRFYVSVERARTGRFLFAHSASKITSEVRLVDADDPTSEPRVVEPRVQGHEYHVEHHEGLDNVGRLFVLTNADGAENFALMVTPTDAPSRSNWTTVLAHRPSVRLDDVDAFECHLAVSERSEGLERLRVLSLGDDGTVAGP, from the coding sequence GTGCCAGCTCTGACGCCCCCCGTCGCGCCTGCGCGCCCCACCACATTGCTTCACCGCGGCGACGAGCGCATCGACCCGTGGTTCTGGCTGCGGGAACGCGACGACCCCGATGTGCTCGCATACCTCGAAGCGGAGAACGCGTACACCCGCGCATCGCTCGAACACACAGATGCGCTGCGCGACCGCTTGTACGCGGAGATCGTCGCTCGAGTCCGGGAGACCGACGCGTCGGCGCCGGTGCGCCGCGGCGACTTCGAGTACTTCGTGCGCACACTTCAGGGCCGGCAGTACAACGTGCACTGCCGGCGCGCTGCGGGCACACCGGGTCTCCCGGATCCGGGTGCACCGCCCGGGCGTACGCCCGGTGAAGCAGTCGTCCTCGACGAGAACGAGCTCGCACACGGACACGACTACTTCGCCGTGGGCGATCTCGAGATGAACCCCGCGCAGACCGTCGCCGCGTACACCACCGACTCGACGGGCGGCGAACGCTACGACCTGCGCTTCCGTTCGCTCGACACGGGTGCCGATCTCGACGACGTGGTGCCCGACGTGTACTACAGCCTCGCCTGGGCGAACGACGAGCGAACCGTGTTCTTCACCCGGCCCGATGACGCCATGCGCCCTTGGCAGGTGTGGCGGCACACGCTCGGGACACCAGTCGAGTCGGACGTGCTCGTATACCAAGAAGACGACGACCGCTTCTACGTCTCCGTAGAACGCGCGCGCACGGGACGATTTCTCTTCGCACACTCCGCGTCGAAGATCACGAGCGAAGTGCGCCTCGTCGACGCCGACGACCCCACGTCCGAACCGCGCGTCGTCGAGCCGCGGGTGCAGGGTCACGAGTACCACGTCGAGCACCACGAGGGGCTCGACAATGTTGGTCGTCTCTTCGTGCTCACGAACGCCGACGGCGCCGAGAACTTCGCGCTCATGGTCACGCCCACGGATGCGCCGTCGCGCTCGAACTGGACAACGGTGCTCGCGCACCGGCCGAGCGTCCGTCTCGACGACGTCGACGCGTTCGAGTGCCACCTGGCCGTCTCCGAGCGCAGCGAGGGCCTCGAGCGGCTGCGGGTGCTCAGCCTCGGCGACGACGGTACCGTCGCCGGCCC
- the trpE gene encoding anthranilate synthase component I, translating into MTTIRPSREEFVALARGHTVVPVWREVLADLETPVSAFVKLVGAAEHDAPGFLLESVEHAERWGRFSFIGRDPVLTMVARGRSVELYGTPPPGVPTNDGALAALEALLAAYRAPQLAELPPFHGGVVGYLGYDVVREIERLPNVPTDDRGTPDAVLSVTGHVTAFDHFRQRLYLIENVFLEPGAGDAVASTAYDDAAVRLSARVEELARPLPYVPSPPPARELDELPEFSSTMGSGMYHAAVDAAREHILAGDIFQVVLAQRFDLSGHFDPFDVYRVLRQVNPSPYMYFVRHPEVTLVGSSPEPLVQLLDGRVISRPIAGTRRRGRTEADDRRMAAELSEHPKERAEHVMLVDLARNDVGRVVRFGTEQIEELMVLEKYSHVMHLTSQVVGELAEGKHAVDVLRATFPAGTVSGAPKVRAMEIIDDLEPTKRGPYAGVVGYVDFSGNLDTAIAIRTMVWRDGQASVEAGAGIVADSIAADEDLECHNKARALLTAAAAARGLAPLGSSGTA; encoded by the coding sequence ATGACCACCATCCGGCCGTCGCGTGAGGAGTTCGTCGCGCTGGCGCGCGGCCACACCGTCGTACCGGTGTGGCGCGAGGTGCTGGCCGACCTCGAAACGCCGGTCTCGGCGTTCGTGAAGCTGGTCGGCGCTGCCGAACACGACGCGCCGGGTTTTCTCCTCGAGTCGGTCGAGCACGCGGAGCGCTGGGGGCGGTTCTCGTTCATCGGACGCGATCCGGTGCTCACGATGGTGGCACGCGGACGATCGGTCGAGCTGTACGGCACTCCACCGCCCGGTGTGCCCACGAACGACGGCGCGCTCGCGGCACTCGAAGCGCTGCTCGCCGCGTACCGCGCGCCGCAACTCGCGGAGTTGCCGCCGTTCCACGGTGGTGTCGTCGGCTACCTCGGCTACGACGTGGTGCGCGAGATCGAGCGACTCCCCAACGTACCCACCGACGACCGCGGCACCCCCGACGCGGTGCTCTCGGTCACCGGCCATGTCACCGCCTTCGACCACTTCCGTCAGCGTCTCTATCTGATCGAGAACGTGTTCCTCGAACCTGGGGCGGGAGATGCGGTGGCCTCGACCGCGTACGACGACGCGGCGGTGCGCCTCTCGGCGCGCGTGGAGGAGCTGGCGCGACCGTTGCCCTACGTGCCGTCGCCGCCGCCGGCCCGAGAGCTCGACGAGCTACCGGAGTTCTCGTCGACGATGGGATCGGGTATGTACCACGCGGCCGTCGACGCGGCGCGTGAGCACATCCTCGCGGGCGACATCTTCCAGGTGGTGCTCGCGCAGCGCTTCGACCTCAGCGGGCACTTCGACCCGTTCGACGTGTACCGCGTGCTGCGCCAGGTCAACCCGTCGCCCTACATGTACTTCGTCCGCCATCCCGAGGTCACGCTGGTCGGTTCGTCACCGGAGCCGCTGGTGCAGCTCCTCGACGGTCGCGTGATCAGCCGGCCGATCGCCGGGACCCGGCGGCGTGGGCGCACCGAAGCCGACGATCGCCGGATGGCCGCCGAGCTCTCGGAGCACCCGAAGGAGCGCGCCGAGCACGTGATGCTCGTCGACCTCGCCCGCAACGACGTCGGCCGCGTCGTGCGTTTCGGTACCGAGCAGATCGAGGAGCTCATGGTGCTGGAGAAGTACTCGCACGTGATGCACCTCACGAGCCAGGTCGTCGGTGAGCTTGCCGAGGGCAAGCACGCGGTCGACGTGCTGCGCGCAACGTTCCCCGCGGGCACGGTCAGCGGCGCGCCCAAGGTGCGCGCGATGGAGATCATCGACGACCTCGAGCCCACCAAGCGCGGGCCCTACGCCGGAGTGGTCGGCTACGTCGACTTCTCGGGCAACCTCGACACTGCGATCGCGATCCGCACCATGGTGTGGCGCGACGGCCAGGCGAGCGTGGAAGCGGGCGCGGGAATCGTCGCCGATTCGATCGCCGCCGACGAAGATCTGGAATGTCACAACAAGGCGCGGGCGTTGCTCACGGCAGCAGCCGCGGCGCGAGGCCTCGCGCCCCTCGGATCCTCGGGTACCGCATGA
- a CDS encoding HAMP domain-containing sensor histidine kinase, with protein sequence MTRRTHRLRARFLVAMVAIALGTLVVTAAVTAGLARRTATNAARDSLATHTPVVADELNQLIKLLPAARTADNGTAGRRQIRRIRSIVQTTLSVSDGAIVAIDADGNVREFLGGLLGVPESDVALPNGVDVGDLDVATLQAGNTQRGRNGNTVLQAEPLTKVGSLTPVVVLAEKVNIRPFGDSSGVVLGAAVLALAVAALVAAFLARRMTRPLAAMEATAGSIAAGDLSARVDTEHLADDELGSLAKAINSMAEKLDASRGHERAFLLSVSHDLRTPLTSIRGYAEAMLDGTVDDHDAQLRAAEVIASESRRLERLVADLLDLARLDTHQFSLRPQPIDARTVVEEGVDAFRPAATDLGLALEFNGPPDAVRGFADPQRLAQIVANLVENALKYAAASVTVGVRTVGDRIELLVDDDGPGIAPNDLPHVFERLYTSRTVPGRVVGTGIGLAIVHELAATMGGEAHVEPIDTEGTRFVVTIPAGSPPAADPPGA encoded by the coding sequence GTGACGCGCCGCACGCATCGTCTTCGCGCGCGGTTCCTGGTCGCGATGGTCGCGATCGCGCTCGGCACACTTGTCGTGACCGCAGCCGTAACGGCGGGCCTCGCACGCCGAACCGCGACGAATGCCGCGCGCGACAGCCTCGCGACGCACACGCCGGTCGTCGCCGACGAGCTCAACCAGCTCATCAAGCTCCTTCCCGCGGCGCGGACCGCCGACAACGGCACCGCCGGCCGCCGCCAGATCCGGCGCATCCGCAGCATCGTGCAGACCACGTTGAGCGTGTCGGACGGCGCCATCGTCGCCATCGACGCCGACGGCAACGTGCGGGAGTTCCTCGGCGGTCTCCTCGGCGTCCCCGAGTCCGATGTCGCACTCCCCAACGGGGTCGACGTCGGAGACCTCGACGTCGCGACGCTTCAAGCCGGCAATACGCAGAGGGGGCGGAACGGCAACACCGTGCTCCAGGCCGAACCCCTCACCAAGGTGGGCTCGCTCACCCCGGTCGTCGTGCTCGCCGAGAAGGTGAACATCCGCCCCTTCGGTGACAGCAGCGGCGTGGTGCTCGGCGCCGCGGTATTGGCACTCGCCGTCGCCGCGCTCGTCGCGGCCTTCCTCGCGCGGCGCATGACCCGCCCGCTCGCGGCCATGGAGGCCACCGCTGGAAGCATCGCCGCGGGAGACCTCTCGGCGCGGGTCGACACCGAGCACCTCGCCGACGACGAGCTCGGGAGCCTGGCCAAGGCGATCAACTCGATGGCGGAGAAGCTCGACGCGTCGCGTGGTCACGAGCGCGCGTTCCTCCTGAGCGTCTCCCATGACCTGCGCACGCCACTCACGTCGATCCGGGGCTACGCCGAGGCGATGCTCGACGGCACCGTCGACGACCACGACGCGCAGCTCCGGGCAGCCGAGGTGATCGCGTCGGAGTCACGCCGGCTCGAACGGCTGGTCGCGGATCTGCTCGACCTCGCCCGCCTCGACACACACCAGTTCTCGCTCCGGCCCCAGCCCATCGACGCCCGCACGGTCGTCGAGGAAGGGGTCGACGCGTTCCGACCAGCGGCGACCGATCTCGGGCTCGCGCTCGAGTTCAACGGCCCACCCGATGCAGTGCGCGGATTCGCGGATCCGCAGCGGCTCGCGCAGATCGTCGCCAACCTCGTGGAGAATGCGCTGAAGTACGCAGCGGCCAGCGTCACCGTCGGAGTGCGCACGGTCGGAGACCGGATCGAGCTCCTCGTCGACGACGACGGGCCCGGCATCGCGCCGAACGACCTCCCGCACGTGTTCGAGCGGCTCTACACGTCGCGCACGGTGCCCGGCCGAGTGGTCGGCACCGGCATCGGGCTCGCCATCGTGCACGAGCTCGCGGCGACGATGGGCGGCGAGGCACACGTGGAGCCGATCGACACCGAGGGCACCCGTTTCGTCGTGACCATCCCCGCCGGCAGCCCGCCCGCAGCCGATCCGCCAGGCGCGTAG
- the hisI gene encoding phosphoribosyl-AMP cyclohydrolase encodes MEPAARPIEATPIEATEEELSYVEYDANGLVPAIVQEEGTNQVLMLGWMNEEALRRTLATGRTWFWSRSKQDYWCKGETSGDRQWVREARYDCDVDVLLFVVEQEGDGACHTKQRSCFFRAFGSGAAPGPV; translated from the coding sequence ATGGAGCCCGCAGCACGGCCGATCGAGGCCACGCCGATAGAAGCCACCGAAGAGGAGCTCTCGTACGTCGAGTACGACGCCAACGGCCTCGTCCCCGCCATCGTGCAGGAGGAGGGCACCAACCAGGTGCTCATGCTCGGCTGGATGAACGAGGAAGCCCTCCGACGCACCCTCGCCACCGGCCGCACGTGGTTCTGGAGCCGGAGCAAGCAGGACTACTGGTGCAAGGGCGAGACGTCAGGCGACCGTCAGTGGGTGCGTGAGGCGCGTTACGACTGCGACGTCGACGTTCTCCTCTTCGTGGTCGAGCAGGAAGGCGACGGCGCGTGCCACACGAAACAGCGCAGTTGCTTCTTCCGAGCCTTCGGCAGCGGCGCCGCACCCGGGCCGGTCTGA
- a CDS encoding prolyl oligopeptidase family serine peptidase, with protein sequence APHDHVVATVEGVYSMWVGANPEFATTTLRYGYMSLVTPSSSYDYDLVSRDATLVKCQPVAGYDPTQYATERLWATATDGTRVPVSLVYRRDRRQGADGNPLVLYGYGSYEASMDPTFSSARVSLLDRGIVYAIAHVRGGGELGRRWYDDGKLMHKPNTFTDFIACAEHLVAEGWTSPDRLAARGGSAGGLLMGAVVNLRPDLFRAVVAEVPFVDCLTTMLDDTLPLTVTEWEEWGDPVDDPALYALMKSYSPYDNIEAKAYPALLVTGGLNDPRVQYWEPAKWVAKLRATKSDDNLLVLKMELGAGHSGPSGRYDAWRDEAFVQAFLLDQLGMS encoded by the coding sequence CGCCCCCCACGACCATGTCGTCGCAACCGTAGAGGGCGTCTACTCGATGTGGGTCGGGGCGAACCCCGAGTTCGCGACCACGACCCTGCGCTACGGCTACATGTCGCTGGTCACACCGTCGTCGTCGTACGACTACGACCTCGTGAGCCGTGACGCGACGCTCGTGAAGTGCCAGCCGGTCGCGGGGTACGACCCCACGCAGTACGCGACCGAACGACTGTGGGCAACCGCCACCGACGGCACGCGCGTGCCGGTGTCGCTCGTCTACCGCCGCGACCGGCGTCAAGGGGCCGACGGCAACCCGCTCGTGCTGTACGGCTACGGCTCCTACGAAGCCTCGATGGACCCGACGTTCTCGTCGGCTCGGGTGAGCCTCCTCGATCGCGGCATCGTGTACGCGATCGCGCATGTTCGGGGAGGTGGCGAGCTCGGTCGTCGGTGGTACGACGACGGCAAGCTGATGCACAAGCCCAACACGTTCACCGACTTCATCGCGTGCGCAGAGCACCTCGTAGCCGAGGGCTGGACCAGTCCCGACCGCCTCGCAGCGCGCGGCGGCAGCGCGGGTGGGCTGCTCATGGGTGCGGTGGTCAACCTCCGCCCCGACCTCTTCCGGGCGGTGGTCGCCGAAGTGCCGTTCGTCGACTGCCTCACCACGATGCTCGACGACACGCTGCCGCTCACGGTGACGGAGTGGGAGGAGTGGGGCGATCCCGTCGACGACCCCGCACTCTACGCGCTGATGAAGTCGTACTCGCCGTACGACAACATCGAGGCGAAGGCATATCCCGCGCTGCTCGTCACCGGCGGCCTGAACGACCCCCGCGTGCAGTATTGGGAGCCCGCGAAGTGGGTCGCCAAGCTCCGTGCGACCAAGAGTGACGACAACCTGCTCGTGCTCAAGATGGAGCTCGGCGCCGGCCATTCGGGTCCGTCGGGACGCTACGACGCCTGGCGCGACGAGGCGTTCGTGCAGGCGTTCCTGCTGGACCAGCTCGGGATGAGCTAA
- a CDS encoding response regulator transcription factor: MERGTILVVDDEPNIADLVDLYLAREGYRVLQAATGEAGLEAVRTHRPRLVVLDVGLPDIDGLEVCKRLRQTSQIPVIFLTARDGEVDRVLGLELGGDDYLTKPFSPAELVARVKAVLRRVDGGPAPEVVQAGDAAIDTGRREVRIRDEPVEFTTKEFDLLRYLAERPGLALSRQQILDGVWGYDWFGDARTVDVHIAQVRKKLGDATTITTVRGVGYRLESPRPASSTA; the protein is encoded by the coding sequence ATGGAACGGGGAACGATCCTCGTGGTCGACGACGAACCCAACATCGCAGATCTCGTCGACCTCTATCTCGCTCGTGAGGGCTACCGCGTGCTGCAGGCCGCGACCGGCGAGGCCGGCCTCGAGGCGGTGCGCACCCACCGCCCGCGTCTCGTGGTCCTCGACGTGGGTCTCCCCGACATCGACGGTCTCGAAGTGTGCAAGCGGCTCCGTCAGACGTCGCAGATCCCGGTGATCTTCCTCACCGCCCGCGACGGGGAGGTCGACCGGGTGCTCGGCCTCGAGCTGGGAGGCGACGACTACCTCACCAAGCCGTTCTCTCCTGCCGAGCTCGTCGCACGCGTGAAGGCCGTGCTCCGCCGTGTCGACGGCGGGCCGGCGCCCGAGGTCGTCCAGGCGGGCGACGCCGCGATCGACACCGGGCGACGCGAAGTCCGGATCCGCGACGAGCCCGTCGAGTTCACTACGAAGGAATTCGACCTCCTTCGCTACCTCGCAGAACGCCCGGGGCTCGCGCTGTCGCGCCAGCAGATTCTCGACGGCGTGTGGGGCTACGACTGGTTCGGCGACGCTCGCACGGTGGACGTGCACATCGCACAGGTGCGCAAGAAGCTCGGTGACGCCACAACGATCACCACGGTGCGCGGAGTCGGCTACCGCCTGGAGTCGCCGAGGCCCGCAAGCTCCACAGCGTGA
- a CDS encoding GNAT family N-acetyltransferase yields the protein MKSGVPEIVTVRAATVDDIPAVLALWTAATTEPSVTDDEEGVRALLRVDPESLLLAIEGEGEGDGEAIVGTVIASWDGWRGAMYRLAVQPSHRRRGIAAMLVEHGERRLHALGARRFHLIVLPDEAAANAFWTAAGYERQDDRLRYVKTFSPAGRLL from the coding sequence GTGAAATCCGGCGTACCCGAGATAGTCACCGTCCGTGCCGCGACGGTGGACGACATCCCCGCGGTGCTCGCGCTCTGGACGGCGGCCACCACCGAACCGAGCGTCACCGACGACGAGGAAGGCGTCCGTGCGCTGCTCCGCGTCGACCCCGAGTCGTTGTTGCTCGCCATCGAAGGTGAAGGCGAGGGCGACGGCGAGGCGATCGTCGGCACCGTCATTGCGTCGTGGGACGGCTGGCGGGGCGCGATGTACCGGCTCGCGGTGCAGCCATCACACCGACGTCGCGGGATCGCGGCGATGCTCGTGGAGCACGGCGAACGCCGGCTCCACGCATTGGGCGCGCGCCGGTTCCATCTCATCGTCCTTCCGGACGAAGCCGCCGCGAACGCGTTCTGGACCGCGGCGGGCTACGAGCGACAGGACGACCGGCTGCGCTACGTGAAGACGTTCAGCCCGGCGGGGCGGCTTCTCTGA
- the hisA gene encoding 1-(5-phosphoribosyl)-5-[(5-phosphoribosylamino)methylideneamino]imidazole-4-carboxamide isomerase — protein MSHGRLELFPSIDLRDGKCVRLYQGDFDAETVYDDDPVRVAREFESEGASWIHVVDLDAARTGEGANLSVIEAICAAVSCRIQAGGGVRTIEAAGDRLLAGVARVVVGTAAVEDPLLVADLCTLHPGQVAVGLDARGREVATRGWVEGTGLDLVDLVRSFDAGGVSALVVTSIGHDATFKGPDLDQLGAVLEATTIPLIASGGVGTLDDLRALGQFERAGRRFAGAIVGKAIYEHHFTVAEALAVADARWV, from the coding sequence TTGAGCCACGGCCGGCTCGAGCTCTTCCCGTCGATCGATCTGCGCGATGGCAAGTGTGTCCGGCTGTACCAGGGTGACTTCGACGCAGAGACCGTCTACGACGACGATCCGGTCCGCGTCGCGCGCGAGTTCGAGTCCGAGGGTGCGTCGTGGATCCACGTGGTCGACCTCGACGCCGCGCGCACCGGTGAGGGCGCCAACCTTTCGGTGATCGAGGCGATCTGCGCGGCGGTCTCGTGCCGGATACAGGCCGGCGGAGGCGTGCGCACAATCGAGGCGGCCGGCGACCGGCTGCTCGCGGGCGTCGCGCGCGTCGTGGTCGGCACCGCAGCCGTCGAGGACCCCTTACTCGTCGCCGATCTCTGTACGTTGCACCCCGGGCAGGTGGCCGTGGGCCTCGACGCGCGCGGCCGCGAGGTTGCCACTCGGGGTTGGGTCGAGGGCACCGGCCTCGATCTCGTCGATCTCGTCCGCAGTTTCGATGCGGGCGGCGTCTCGGCGCTCGTTGTCACCTCGATCGGCCACGACGCCACCTTCAAGGGGCCGGATCTCGACCAGCTCGGCGCTGTCCTCGAGGCCACCACGATTCCGCTGATCGCCAGTGGCGGAGTCGGCACGCTCGACGATCTCCGCGCGCTGGGCCAGTTCGAGCGCGCGGGACGACGCTTCGCGGGCGCGATCGTCGGCAAGGCGATCTACGAGCATCACTTCACCGTTGCCGAAGCACTGGCGGTCGCGGACGCTCGCTGGGTGTAG
- the trpC gene encoding indole-3-glycerol phosphate synthase TrpC translates to MTVLDEILAAKRDEVTLLHRPEVRNLLRSTALTAPPPRDFAGALRPESGNLSVVAEIKRRSPSKGELAPDLDPAATAAAYAEGGAACLSVLTDGPFFGGSVDDLRDARGACGLPVLRKDFVVDEVQVYETRAIGADALLLIVAALPDGALLADLHALAVDLGLAVLVEAHDGAELERALAMGAHIVGVNARDLGTFDEDLGVGERLVSIVPRDVIAIAESAIRSREDAVRMASTGFDGVLVGEMLVRAGDPIATVRELASVARGRR, encoded by the coding sequence ATGACCGTGCTCGACGAGATCCTCGCCGCCAAGCGCGACGAGGTCACTTTGCTCCACCGGCCGGAAGTCCGGAACCTGCTGCGGTCCACGGCGCTGACGGCGCCCCCGCCGCGCGACTTCGCGGGCGCGCTGCGACCCGAGAGCGGCAACCTCTCCGTAGTGGCCGAGATCAAGCGCCGCTCGCCTTCGAAGGGCGAGCTCGCTCCGGATCTCGACCCCGCGGCCACGGCGGCGGCTTATGCGGAAGGCGGCGCCGCATGCCTGTCCGTGCTCACTGACGGCCCGTTCTTCGGGGGATCGGTCGACGATCTACGCGACGCCCGTGGGGCCTGCGGGCTCCCGGTGCTCCGCAAGGACTTCGTGGTCGACGAGGTTCAGGTGTACGAGACGCGTGCCATCGGCGCGGACGCGCTCTTGCTCATCGTTGCCGCGCTTCCCGACGGCGCGCTCCTCGCCGATCTCCACGCGCTCGCCGTCGATCTCGGCCTCGCGGTGCTCGTCGAAGCCCACGACGGCGCGGAGCTGGAGCGTGCCCTCGCCATGGGCGCGCACATCGTCGGGGTGAACGCGCGCGACCTCGGCACGTTCGACGAGGATCTCGGCGTGGGGGAGCGGCTTGTCTCGATCGTCCCACGCGACGTGATCGCGATTGCCGAGAGTGCCATCCGCTCACGCGAGGACGCGGTGCGGATGGCGAGCACCGGCTTCGACGGCGTACTCGTCGGCGAGATGCTGGTGAGGGCGGGCGACCCCATCGCGACCGTGCGCGAGCTCGCGTCGGTCGCGCGCGGGAGAAGGTAG
- a CDS encoding methionine--tRNA ligase translates to MTRRSYITVSIPYVNARPHVGYALELVEADVLARHRRAAGHEVRLLGGTDDHALKNVLGAESEGVSTQEFVDRNAAAFEGLREPLRITFDDFIRTSRDPRHAPGVERLWRAGEARDDLYRRWYEGPYCVGCEQFYAESELVDGCCPEHGTRTEIVGEENWFFRLSRYQDQLVQLIERGELEIVPDTYRNEVLAFLAGGLDDISVSRSQARARGWGLPVPDDPTQVIYVWWDALANYITALDYGEGSHAFDHWWRDADERVHVIGKGIVRFHAVYWPAMLLSAGEPLPTKIFVHPYLTAGGEKLSKSSGNAIDPVVVVEQVGTDALRWWLLRDVPRTSDADFTVERVAARSDEDLAHGVGNLVHRIVTMVHRLGDGRSPVCPPLDAGPLHAGIEAALLDFDFRRAVGVVRDLVDATNRRVDETRPWKLERGSSELASALGELVARARLIGELLAPFVPDTAARVCAALTPDDSGRLPTPKPLVPTLGVTVDR, encoded by the coding sequence ATGACCCGCCGCAGCTACATCACCGTGTCGATCCCGTATGTGAACGCGCGACCGCACGTGGGGTACGCGCTCGAGCTCGTCGAAGCCGATGTGCTGGCGCGCCATCGCCGTGCCGCCGGTCACGAGGTGCGCTTGCTCGGTGGAACCGACGATCACGCGTTGAAGAACGTGCTCGGTGCCGAATCCGAGGGTGTGTCGACACAGGAGTTCGTCGACCGGAATGCCGCCGCGTTCGAAGGATTACGCGAGCCGCTGCGCATCACGTTCGACGATTTCATCCGGACGAGCCGCGACCCGCGTCACGCTCCCGGCGTCGAACGTTTGTGGCGCGCCGGCGAAGCACGCGACGACTTGTACCGGCGATGGTACGAAGGCCCGTACTGCGTCGGGTGCGAGCAGTTTTACGCAGAGTCCGAGCTGGTCGACGGCTGTTGCCCGGAGCACGGCACGCGCACCGAGATCGTCGGAGAAGAGAACTGGTTCTTCCGATTGTCGCGATATCAGGACCAGCTCGTCCAATTGATCGAGCGTGGCGAGCTCGAGATCGTGCCCGACACGTATCGCAACGAGGTGCTGGCCTTCCTCGCAGGTGGGCTCGACGACATCAGCGTCTCGCGCTCGCAGGCGCGTGCGCGTGGGTGGGGGCTCCCGGTTCCCGACGACCCGACGCAGGTGATCTATGTGTGGTGGGACGCGTTGGCGAACTACATCACGGCTCTCGACTACGGGGAGGGTAGTCACGCGTTCGATCACTGGTGGCGAGATGCGGACGAGCGCGTGCACGTGATCGGCAAGGGGATCGTGCGGTTCCACGCCGTGTACTGGCCGGCGATGCTGTTGTCGGCGGGCGAGCCGTTGCCGACGAAGATCTTCGTTCACCCGTACCTCACTGCTGGTGGCGAGAAGCTTTCGAAGTCGAGTGGCAACGCGATCGATCCCGTTGTGGTGGTGGAACAGGTGGGGACCGACGCGCTGCGGTGGTGGCTCCTGCGCGACGTGCCGCGCACCTCGGATGCCGACTTCACCGTCGAGCGCGTGGCGGCGCGGTCGGACGAGGACCTCGCGCACGGCGTGGGCAACCTCGTGCACCGAATCGTGACGATGGTGCACCGATTGGGCGACGGAAGGTCTCCCGTTTGCCCGCCCCTCGATGCCGGGCCGCTGCACGCCGGGATCGAGGCCGCGCTCCTCGACTTCGACTTCCGGCGCGCGGTCGGGGTGGTGCGCGATCTGGTCGACGCGACGAACCGCAGGGTCGACGAGACGCGTCCCTGGAAGCTCGAGCGTGGATCGAGCGAGCTCGCGAGTGCGCTCGGTGAGCTCGTCGCCCGCGCGCGCCTGATCGGCGAGCTCCTGGCGCCGTTCGTGCCGGACACTGCCGCACGCGTGTGCGCCGCGCTGACGCCCGACGACTCCGGACGACTCCCAACGCCGAAGCCCCTCGTTCCAACCCTGGGCGTGACGGTAGACCGGTGA